Within the Solwaraspora sp. WMMA2056 genome, the region GGGTCGCCCGGCAGACCGGCTACCCGGTGATCTCGGTCAGCCAGTCGATGCGGATCATCAGCCTCTACGTCAACGGTCAACGGCACGTGCTCGACGACTCCGCCGCGATCCTGTCCCGGGCCAACCAGGCGCTGGCCACTCTGGAGCGCTACAAGCTGCGCCTCGACGAGGTCTCCGGCACCCTGTCCGCCCTGGAGATCGAGGATCTGGTGACCGTCCGGGACGCGGTCGCCGTGGTGCAGCGGCTGGAGATGGTCCGCCGGATCGCCGACGAGATCGCCGGGTACGTCGTCGAGCTCGGCACCGACGGGCGACTGCTCGCCCTGCAGCTCGACGAGCTGATGGCCGGCGTCGACGCCGACCGGACCCTGGTGATCCGCGACTACCTGCCGACCGGGCGCAAGCCCCGCACCCTGGACGAGGCCCTGGTCGAGCTGGACCTGCTGACCGCGACCGAGCTGATCGACCTGGTCGCGGTGGCCAAGGCGATCGGGTACGCCGGCTCCACCGAGGCACTGGACGCGGCGGTCAGCCCGCGTGGGTTCCGGCTGCTGGCCAAGGTGCCCCGGCTGCCGGTGGCGGTGGTCGACCGGCTGGTCAACCACTTCGGCAGCCTGCAGCGGCTGCTCGGGGCCACCGTGGAGGACCTGCAGGCCGTCGACGGTGTCGGTGACGCCCGGGCGCGCAGCGTACGGGAAGGATTGTCCCGGCTGGCCGAGGCGTCGATCCTGGAACGCTACGTCTGAGCCGTCCTGGTCAGTTGGTGATGGTCACGACGAACGGCTCGCTCACCTTGCTGCCCAGCCGGGCGAACAGCTGGTACTCGCCGGCGGCGAGATGGTCACCGGCGGCGACGTCGTTGGCGCAGGTGCTGGCCGCCCGACCGTTCCAGCTGACCTGGTAGTCGCGGGCCGTCCCCGGGCCGAACGTCTGCACGTCGGTGCCGCGCGCCGAGCCGCAGGTGTCCGACGACCAGATCAGCTCGGCACCACGCTTGAGGTAGAGCTCCTGCGGGTCGGCGCCCACGTCCCGGTCGCAGGTACGGCTGCCGGCGTTCTGCACCCGCAGACGCAGCGCCAGAGTCACGCCCCGTTGGGCACTCGCCGGGGACGCGGAGGCCGTCAGCAGCAGCTCGTCGTCGGTGCAGGCTCCGGCGGACGGACCGACCGGCGCCTGCGGCAGACCCGGGTCCCCGCCACCGGCGGCGGGCGGCTGACCGCCGGTCGCACCGCCGTCGCCGGTACCGCCGTCGCCAGTGCCACCGTCGCCCGTACCGCCGGCGTCGCCGGTGCCGCCACCGGAGGCCCCGTCGTCACCGCCGTCGTCGGCCGGCGGTGAGCCCGTGGTCGGGGTGAGGATCTCGCCCGACGGCGTCGGTGTCGGCGTCGGGCCGCCACCCACACCGGACCGGTCGGAGCCGTTGCAGGAGTAGACCACGATGAACAGCAGCATCAACACTGCGCCGAGCACGACGGCACGACGCCGCCAGTAGATGGCGGATGGCAGCGGGCCAACCGTCAGTCGCATGATGGCACACCGTATCGGCAAGTCCGGGTCGGCCGGCACGCGACGCGCCGACGCCCCGGGCGGGTCCGTCAGAGATATGTCTTGCGCGCGAAGACCGCGTGCGCGCCGGCCACCCGGTCCAGAAAGAGCAGGCCGGCACAGTGGTCGATCTCGTGCTGCAGGGCACGGGCCTCGAACCCGTCGGTGACCAGGCGGACCGGCTCTCCCGTGCCGGGCAGCTGCGCCTCGACCACCACCCGGCTGGCCCGCTTGACGTCACCAGTGAGGTCGGGAACGGACATGCAGCCCTCCCGGCCGGGTCGCCACCGGGTCGCCTCGACCAGCCGTGCGTTGCACAGCACGAACGTGCCGTGTCCGGTGACGGTCTTCGGATGTCCGGTCACGTCGACGGCGAAGACCTGTGCGCCGACGCCGACCTGCGGCGCGGCCAGGCCGACACAGCCCGGCGACACCCGCATGGTGGCGACCAGGTCGGCGGCGAGCCGCACCACCTCGGCCGCGCACGGATCGACCGGCTCGCCGGGCCGGCTGAGCGTCTGATCAGGCGCGGTGACCACCGGGAGCACCTGGCCCGGTACGCCCAGCGCCGCCTCGGTCCAGTCGGCGAGCGGACGGCTGACGGTGCTCACAGCACGTCCGAATCGACCGGTCGCAGGGTCACCTCGACGTCGAGCTCCCGCCCGGTCTCCGCCAGCCGCCGGCCCACCTCGGGCGCCGAACCGACCGGCAGTTCGACCTCGGCGACCAGTACGTAGAGCGGGCCGGTCAGCCGGGTGGTCAGGTCGGTGACGTTGCCGCCCGCCTCGGCGACCACCCGCGTCACTGCGGCGACGATGCCCAACCGGTCGGCTCCGTGCACACTGACCAGGTACGGCTCCCCGGCCGGCGGCAGCTGGTTGTCGGCCGGGACCGGCCGTACGGTGGCCAGCAGCTGGTCGTCGGCGGTCAGCCCGCGCAGCGCCGCGTCGACGTCGGACCCGGCCGGACCGGTGCAGACCAGGGTCATCGCGAAGTGACCGCGCAGCCGGGTCATCGTGGAGTCGGTCAGGTTCGCGCCGAGACCCGCCAACGCCTCGGCGACGTCCGCGACGATCCCCGGCCGGTCCCGGCCGATCACGGTGATCGCGATTTCGTTCATGCCTGTCGGGCCCTCACTTCCGGTCGACTCCACCTGAGCAGTCTGCCCGACCGGATGACGGGGCGTCCGCGCGGCCTGGCAGGATCGTCCCCGCTATGCGTGACGTGAGCTTCGCTGATGCCGCCATCGAATGGTACGACCGCAACGCCCGCGACCTGCCGTGGCGTGAGCCGGGGATCGGCGCATGGGCGATCCTGGTCAGCGAGGTGATGCTGCAGCAGACACCGGTGGTCCGGGTGTTGCCGGCCTGGCGGGCCTGGTTGGACCGGTGGCCGGAGCCGGCGGCGCTGGCGGCAGACCCACCCGCCGAGGCGATCCGGATGTGGAACCGGCTCGGCTATCCACGTCGGGCGTTGCGGCTGCACGAGTGCGCCGTCGAGCTGGTCACCCGGCACGGTGGCGCGGTGCCGACCGACCTGGACGAGCTGCTCGCGCTGCCCGGGGTCGGCATGTACACGGCGCGGGCGGTCGCCGCGTTCGCGTACGGGCAGCGTCATCCGGTGGTCGACACGAACGTACGACGGTTGGTGGCCCGGGCGATCGACGGCGCCGCCGACGCCGGTCCGGCCACCCGACCGGCGGACCTGGTGGCCACGGCGGCCCTGCTGCCGGTGGAGCCGGCCCGGGCCGCCCGGGCCAGCGCCGCGTTCATGGAGCTGGGTGCGGTGGTCTGTGTGGCCCGTACGCCCCGTTGCGGTGGCTGCCCGATGGCCCGACGGTGTGCCTGGCGGGCGGCGGGCAGCCCGCCGCTGGTCGGCCCGAGCCGGCGACCGCAGCAGTACGCCGGCACCGACCGGCAGGTACGTGGGCTGCTGCTGGCGGTGCTGCGGGAGGCGACCGGCCCGGTGCCGCAGCAGCGGCTGGACACGGTCTGGGCCGACGATCTGCAGCGCCGCCGGGCGTTGGCCAGCCTGATCGAGGACGGCCTGGTGGAGCCGGTCGGCCACGACGACGCACCGCCGACCGGGTACGCCCTGGCCGGCCAGGGCTGACCCGTCCCGTACCGCGTGCGGGACGGACGGACCCCCGTGACGCCGTGCGGGGCGGACGGACCCCCCGTGACGCCGTGAGGCGCGGCCGGACCCCCGTGACGCCGTGAGGCGTCGCCGGTGCCCCGGCGACGCCTCACGAACAGGTGGTGCTTGTACAGACCTACTCGTCGGCACCGGCGGCGGCCGTGCCGCCGAGGTCGGCGGGCACTGCGTCCGGCACGGTGACCGGCCGATCCGAGCCCCGGAACACCAACTTGGACTTGTCGATGTCCTCGGGGTCGCCGTCGCAGTCGATGACCACGATCTGACCCGCCTTGAGCTCGTTGAACAGGATCCGCTCCGACAGGTTGTCCTCGATGTCGCGCTGGATGGTGCGGCGCAGCGGCCGGGCACCCAGCACCGGGTCGAAGCCCTTCTTCGCCAGGTACTTCTTGGCGTTTTCGGTGAG harbors:
- the disA gene encoding DNA integrity scanning diadenylate cyclase DisA — its product is MAIDRDANKTAGAGTPGRVGAVGSPARPISAGTSALTTPAATGDPLRANLALMAPGTALRDGLERILRGRTGALIVLGYDKQVESLCTGGFPLDVEFSSTRVRELCKMDGAVVLSSDGTRIVRAAVHLMPDPSIPTEESGTRHRTAERVARQTGYPVISVSQSMRIISLYVNGQRHVLDDSAAILSRANQALATLERYKLRLDEVSGTLSALEIEDLVTVRDAVAVVQRLEMVRRIADEIAGYVVELGTDGRLLALQLDELMAGVDADRTLVIRDYLPTGRKPRTLDEALVELDLLTATELIDLVAVAKAIGYAGSTEALDAAVSPRGFRLLAKVPRLPVAVVDRLVNHFGSLQRLLGATVEDLQAVDGVGDARARSVREGLSRLAEASILERYV
- a CDS encoding peptide deformylase, which encodes MSTVSRPLADWTEAALGVPGQVLPVVTAPDQTLSRPGEPVDPCAAEVVRLAADLVATMRVSPGCVGLAAPQVGVGAQVFAVDVTGHPKTVTGHGTFVLCNARLVEATRWRPGREGCMSVPDLTGDVKRASRVVVEAQLPGTGEPVRLVTDGFEARALQHEIDHCAGLLFLDRVAGAHAVFARKTYL
- a CDS encoding ACT domain-containing protein, with amino-acid sequence MNEIAITVIGRDRPGIVADVAEALAGLGANLTDSTMTRLRGHFAMTLVCTGPAGSDVDAALRGLTADDQLLATVRPVPADNQLPPAGEPYLVSVHGADRLGIVAAVTRVVAEAGGNVTDLTTRLTGPLYVLVAEVELPVGSAPEVGRRLAETGRELDVEVTLRPVDSDVL
- a CDS encoding A/G-specific adenine glycosylase, whose amino-acid sequence is MRDVSFADAAIEWYDRNARDLPWREPGIGAWAILVSEVMLQQTPVVRVLPAWRAWLDRWPEPAALAADPPAEAIRMWNRLGYPRRALRLHECAVELVTRHGGAVPTDLDELLALPGVGMYTARAVAAFAYGQRHPVVDTNVRRLVARAIDGAADAGPATRPADLVATAALLPVEPARAARASAAFMELGAVVCVARTPRCGGCPMARRCAWRAAGSPPLVGPSRRPQQYAGTDRQVRGLLLAVLREATGPVPQQRLDTVWADDLQRRRALASLIEDGLVEPVGHDDAPPTGYALAGQG